A stretch of the Butyricicoccus intestinisimiae genome encodes the following:
- a CDS encoding histidine phosphatase family protein, which produces MTTVYFIRHGTTENNIAGRFQGRSDIPLGEKGRKQAACLGERFAHIPLDAVYTSPLRRAYQTAEGVCAHLPVQPICCDGLREIDGGALEGRTNDENIRDYPDVMRNFREHPAKFNPPDGESAEQVHARVLGTIEKIVSKERDKTIAIVSHGFALLCSIGSLGIPFDALPPQILANASVSCIQFDQDGSYRVVLWNDQSHLPEQLQFHSPFWKEAETKKISTNV; this is translated from the coding sequence ATGACGACCGTGTATTTTATCCGGCACGGCACAACCGAGAATAACATTGCCGGACGGTTTCAGGGACGGTCAGACATCCCGCTGGGAGAGAAGGGACGAAAGCAGGCGGCATGCTTGGGCGAACGATTTGCCCATATTCCGCTGGATGCCGTGTACACCAGTCCGCTTCGGCGCGCGTATCAGACTGCGGAGGGCGTGTGCGCGCATCTGCCTGTGCAGCCGATTTGCTGCGACGGTCTGCGAGAGATAGACGGCGGCGCACTGGAAGGCAGAACAAATGATGAAAATATACGGGATTATCCTGATGTCATGCGCAATTTCCGTGAGCATCCGGCAAAATTTAACCCGCCGGACGGCGAGAGCGCGGAGCAGGTGCATGCGCGTGTGCTGGGTACGATTGAAAAAATTGTCAGCAAAGAACGAGACAAAACCATTGCGATTGTGTCGCATGGCTTCGCGCTGCTGTGCAGCATTGGCAGCTTGGGCATTCCGTTCGATGCGCTTCCGCCGCAGATTTTGGCAAATGCTTCCGTGAGCTGCATTCAATTTGACCAAGACGGCAGCTATCGCGTGGTGCTCTGGAATGATCAGAGCCATTTGCCGGAACAGCTGCAATTTCATTCTCCGTTCTGGAAGGAAGCAGAGACGAAAAAAATCAGCACAAACGTCTGA
- the rfbA gene encoding glucose-1-phosphate thymidylyltransferase RfbA yields the protein MKGLILAAGKGTRLYPMTRMICKPLLPVYDKPLIYYPLSILLQAGITDIMVIIPEGEEETFSKLLGDGSAWGAHISYAVQKVPRGIADAFLVAEDFIKGDSVCLVLGDNIFYDESRDYLFLKKGRELTEGALVFGYYVEDPRPFGVVEFDADGNALSIEEKPRFPKSNYIIPGLYFYDSDVLDIARNLKPSARGELEITDVNLEYLRRGSLKVAPLDNDFVWLDAGTAESLLEAGNRIREVQTRTGRYVACPEEIACEQGLITVEQVHSLGDELSKTLYGQYLQCMPVKKDQQ from the coding sequence ATGAAAGGATTGATTCTGGCAGCTGGCAAGGGTACACGACTGTATCCGATGACCCGTATGATTTGCAAGCCGCTGCTGCCGGTATATGACAAGCCGCTGATTTATTACCCGCTCAGCATTCTGCTTCAGGCTGGTATCACGGATATTATGGTCATTATTCCGGAGGGAGAAGAAGAAACCTTTAGCAAGCTGCTCGGTGACGGCAGCGCATGGGGCGCGCATATTTCGTATGCGGTGCAGAAGGTGCCGCGCGGCATTGCGGACGCATTCCTCGTTGCAGAGGACTTTATCAAGGGCGATTCGGTTTGTCTGGTGCTGGGCGACAACATCTTTTATGATGAGAGCCGCGATTATCTGTTCCTCAAGAAGGGCAGAGAGCTGACGGAAGGCGCGCTGGTATTTGGCTATTATGTAGAAGATCCGCGCCCGTTTGGCGTTGTAGAATTTGACGCAGACGGCAATGCGCTGAGCATTGAGGAAAAGCCGCGCTTTCCGAAATCCAACTATATCATTCCGGGCTTGTATTTTTATGACAGCGATGTACTGGACATTGCGCGCAATCTCAAGCCGTCGGCGCGCGGCGAGCTGGAAATCACCGATGTCAATCTGGAATATCTGCGCCGCGGCAGCCTAAAGGTTGCGCCGCTGGACAACGATTTTGTTTGGCTGGATGCGGGAACCGCAGAGAGCCTACTGGAGGCCGGCAATCGGATTCGAGAGGTACAGACGCGCACCGGACGGTATGTTGCTTGCCCGGAGGAAATTGCCTGTGAGCAGGGACTGATTACGGTGGAGCAGGTGCACAGCTTGGGCGATGAGCTGAGCAAGACGCTGTACGGACAATACCTGCAGTGCATGCCGGTGAAAAAAGATCAACAATAA
- a CDS encoding AEC family transporter, translating into MDSFIFSLNATMPVFLVIVLGYILKQIGLFTDEFCRVGNKYVFLVALPVLLFRDIAQTNLYEDFKLSFVLYCAGVTTLVFLGVWFLAAHILKDKSLVGAFAQASVRSSAAILGIAFVENMYGNAGLAPLMIVSAVPLFNIYSVIILTFSANGGQHGTGAIRKACINVLKNPIIIGIVLGLPFSLLRIEIPTIPLKMIESVGATATPLALLVVGAGFEGTKALAKIKPTLWATAIKLVFLPAVFLPLAIALGLQDAELVAALIMLGSPTTVSCYVMATNMGNDGELSTSIIVLTTLLSSVTLTGWIFLLRSMGLM; encoded by the coding sequence ATGGATAGTTTTATTTTTAGCTTGAACGCCACGATGCCGGTGTTTCTGGTCATCGTGCTCGGTTATATACTCAAGCAAATCGGATTGTTTACAGATGAATTTTGCCGTGTCGGCAACAAGTATGTGTTTTTGGTTGCCCTGCCGGTGTTGCTGTTCCGCGATATCGCACAAACCAATTTATATGAAGATTTCAAGCTGTCGTTTGTGCTGTACTGTGCGGGCGTCACGACGCTGGTGTTTTTGGGCGTCTGGTTTTTGGCGGCGCATATTCTCAAGGACAAAAGCTTGGTCGGTGCGTTTGCACAGGCGTCTGTGCGAAGCAGTGCGGCGATTTTGGGCATTGCATTTGTGGAGAATATGTACGGCAATGCCGGCTTGGCGCCCCTGATGATTGTGTCTGCCGTGCCGCTGTTTAATATTTACTCGGTCATTATTTTGACATTTTCCGCCAACGGCGGACAGCATGGCACAGGGGCGATTCGCAAAGCATGCATCAATGTGCTCAAAAATCCGATTATTATCGGCATTGTGCTCGGACTGCCGTTTTCCCTGCTGCGCATAGAGATTCCAACCATTCCGCTCAAGATGATTGAAAGCGTCGGCGCAACGGCGACGCCGCTCGCGCTGCTCGTTGTCGGCGCCGGATTTGAGGGAACCAAGGCGTTGGCGAAAATCAAACCGACGCTTTGGGCAACCGCAATCAAATTGGTCTTTTTGCCGGCAGTATTTCTGCCGCTTGCCATTGCGCTCGGATTGCAGGATGCGGAGCTGGTTGCTGCCTTGATTATGCTGGGCTCTCCGACGACGGTTTCCTGCTATGTCATGGCGACCAATATGGGAAATGACGGAGAACTTTCCACAAGTATCATTGTGCTGACAACGCTGCTTTCCTCCGTCACACTGACGGGCTGGATTTTCCTGCTGCGCAGTATGGGATTGATGTAA
- a CDS encoding TMEM198/TM7SF3 family protein, which translates to MNVSINSAFEIALQTAASLYEGTLAKLLLLLVLGVLCFTGCWIVRWVSALYGAVTGVCLGICLTGVLGSLGVANGGLAWSSAAMLVLGIVLGIIAYRVTHLGVFLACGMLGALIGYVPGAFVEQVVDGGLMLVLLACFVLFGVTGVLFRVPAYLIATSLLGIPAGIVLAQLLSIASVPVQIGLGVVLTIAGFAAQTLIPHCMQERLRRAEEAMQDTDPHMQIAEEPEQPDTIDTISDTVAQHIGFSDSIRPPFLFAEKQEQEVQEPEQAEDCTMAIPKPELSEKPDEPEEVDTSTMFLPKADIIQQEQPEQMQQPDEQPEPDEQPDQKKSLFADMFDMFQEEADEPEEYEPEPVLAEQRPAQPAEKFSLEQLLMDDEGAVNPVKRAEPQERPDEQPEPPEQKPELTPEQAEQRKQRVLTAVFAVVIVAASLVFAAFGVQHVEVLLALCFCMYLGMRYRLAAFGFAVLAVRRLYDAIVLLMQGGHLLEALTDGCICVIFITLTLHMLRTYANSKNQADADETE; encoded by the coding sequence ATGAATGTTAGCATAAACAGTGCATTTGAAATCGCACTGCAAACAGCTGCCTCGCTGTACGAAGGCACGCTGGCAAAGCTGCTGTTGCTGCTTGTGCTGGGAGTCTTGTGCTTCACGGGGTGCTGGATTGTGCGCTGGGTCAGTGCACTGTATGGCGCGGTAACCGGCGTGTGTCTGGGCATTTGCCTGACCGGCGTGCTCGGTTCGCTGGGCGTTGCCAATGGCGGATTGGCGTGGTCCTCTGCGGCGATGCTGGTGCTGGGCATTGTGCTCGGCATAATCGCGTACCGTGTGACACACCTTGGCGTATTCTTGGCGTGCGGCATGCTCGGCGCGCTGATTGGATATGTGCCGGGCGCGTTTGTGGAACAGGTCGTTGACGGCGGACTGATGCTCGTTTTGCTGGCATGCTTTGTGCTGTTCGGTGTGACCGGTGTGCTGTTCCGCGTGCCGGCGTATCTGATTGCAACCAGCTTGCTGGGCATTCCGGCGGGCATTGTACTGGCGCAGCTGCTGTCGATTGCTTCTGTGCCGGTGCAGATTGGTTTGGGCGTTGTGCTGACCATTGCAGGTTTCGCGGCACAGACGTTGATACCGCACTGCATGCAGGAGCGATTGAGACGGGCGGAAGAAGCGATGCAGGACACCGACCCGCATATGCAGATTGCAGAGGAACCGGAACAGCCGGATACCATTGATACTATTTCAGATACGGTTGCACAGCACATCGGATTTTCCGATTCGATTCGTCCGCCGTTTCTTTTTGCGGAGAAACAGGAGCAAGAGGTGCAGGAACCGGAACAGGCCGAGGACTGCACCATGGCAATTCCGAAGCCGGAGCTGTCGGAGAAACCGGACGAGCCGGAAGAGGTGGATACGTCCACGATGTTTCTGCCGAAAGCTGACATCATACAACAGGAACAACCGGAACAGATGCAACAGCCAGACGAACAACCGGAACCGGACGAACAGCCGGACCAAAAGAAGTCGCTGTTTGCCGATATGTTTGATATGTTTCAGGAAGAAGCGGACGAGCCGGAGGAGTACGAACCGGAACCGGTTTTGGCAGAACAACGGCCGGCGCAGCCTGCGGAAAAATTTTCGCTGGAGCAGCTGCTGATGGACGATGAGGGCGCGGTTAATCCTGTCAAGCGGGCAGAGCCGCAGGAACGGCCAGACGAACAACCGGAGCCGCCGGAACAAAAACCGGAGCTGACGCCGGAACAGGCGGAACAACGCAAACAGCGTGTGCTGACCGCGGTTTTTGCGGTTGTTATCGTGGCGGCGTCCCTCGTGTTCGCTGCGTTTGGCGTGCAGCATGTAGAGGTACTGCTGGCGCTGTGCTTCTGTATGTATCTGGGTATGCGGTATCGCTTGGCGGCGTTTGGATTTGCTGTGCTCGCTGTGCGTCGGCTGTATGATGCAATTGTTTTGCTGATGCAGGGCGGACATCTGCTGGAAGCACTGACGGATGGCTGTATCTGCGTCATCTTTATCACGTTGACGCTGCATATGCTGCGAACCTATGCGAACAGCAAGAATCAAGCGGATGCAGACGAGACAGAATAA
- a CDS encoding N-acetylmuramoyl-L-alanine amidase family protein: MAIRHLITGSFITLLLLGGCGSVPDTDAGSADAGSAPQQAVIVDPPLDDAAVQDEQAQPLAGVVLCLDPGHGVTDASASERVSPLSQETKPAYVSGAEGDGQTEEELNLAVAELARAELEARGAQVVMTRQDHAATVSNQQRASMANEAHVDLCIRIHADGSESSQPSGMSMQVPAGDLLGTPSIEQPSAQAAQIILQAVTQQTGADSRGLTPRSDLTGFNWSEVPCILLEMGFLSNAQENEQLKQQEYRQNIAVGIANGVCQWKQSMESE; the protein is encoded by the coding sequence ATGGCGATAAGACATCTGATAACAGGCAGCTTCATCACGCTGCTGCTGCTCGGCGGGTGCGGCAGTGTGCCGGATACAGACGCCGGTTCGGCGGATGCGGGCAGCGCACCGCAGCAAGCGGTGATTGTTGACCCGCCGCTGGACGATGCGGCAGTCCAAGACGAGCAGGCGCAGCCGCTCGCCGGTGTCGTTCTGTGCTTAGACCCCGGTCACGGCGTGACGGATGCCAGCGCATCCGAGCGCGTGTCACCGCTGTCGCAGGAGACCAAGCCTGCCTATGTCAGCGGTGCGGAAGGCGATGGCCAGACGGAGGAAGAACTCAATCTTGCGGTGGCGGAGCTGGCTCGCGCAGAGCTGGAGGCGCGCGGCGCGCAGGTTGTGATGACGCGTCAAGACCATGCGGCAACCGTGAGCAATCAGCAGCGCGCCAGCATGGCGAATGAAGCGCATGTAGATTTGTGTATTCGCATTCATGCGGACGGTTCGGAAAGCAGTCAGCCGTCCGGCATGTCTATGCAGGTGCCGGCGGGAGATTTGCTGGGCACACCCTCGATTGAACAGCCGAGTGCACAGGCTGCGCAGATTATTTTGCAGGCTGTGACGCAGCAGACCGGTGCGGATAGCCGCGGATTGACACCGCGCAGCGATTTGACCGGATTTAACTGGTCTGAAGTACCGTGTATTTTGCTGGAGATGGGCTTTTTGAGCAATGCACAAGAAAATGAGCAGCTCAAACAGCAGGAATATCGACAGAATATTGCGGTTGGCATTGCAAATGGTGTGTGCCAGTGGAAACAGAGCATGGAATCAGAATAA
- a CDS encoding YARHG domain-containing protein codes for MYCNRCGAHIPEDADFCPQCGCRVSGKAAQAQMQEGIPIRRAHRSNSVIIGAILAVAIVLIVCIICLTVVTRGNQQAQMEASKQSQSEQVQQPTQRTASADSGEAKKSEQTEKAKASSDSQVTNNYYYYGADAAHANDYYDEVGNNGYLWPSDTEYIVTSDLSGLNQDTVAAIRNEIYARHGYAFNSTRWQNYFSGKTWYHRDSSCTSSNIDSRLSDVERTNIATLVSYEESKGWR; via the coding sequence ATGTATTGCAACCGGTGCGGTGCACATATCCCTGAAGATGCGGATTTCTGTCCACAGTGCGGATGCCGCGTTTCCGGAAAGGCAGCACAGGCGCAGATGCAGGAAGGCATTCCGATTCGTCGGGCACACCGCAGCAACTCCGTCATCATTGGCGCGATTCTTGCGGTGGCGATCGTCTTGATTGTCTGCATCATCTGTTTGACCGTTGTGACCAGAGGCAATCAACAGGCGCAGATGGAGGCGTCCAAGCAGAGCCAGTCCGAGCAGGTACAGCAGCCGACACAAAGAACAGCTTCGGCGGACAGCGGGGAAGCAAAGAAAAGCGAACAAACAGAAAAGGCGAAAGCATCGTCTGATTCTCAAGTGACAAACAATTACTATTATTATGGTGCCGATGCGGCGCATGCCAATGATTATTACGATGAGGTAGGAAACAACGGCTATCTCTGGCCGTCAGATACGGAATATATTGTCACCAGTGATTTGAGCGGTTTGAATCAGGACACCGTGGCGGCCATTCGCAATGAAATTTATGCGCGGCATGGCTATGCCTTCAACAGTACGCGCTGGCAGAATTATTTTTCCGGCAAGACATGGTATCACAGAGACAGCTCCTGTACATCGAGCAATATTGATTCTCGGCTCTCGGATGTGGAACGCACGAACATTGCCACATTGGTTTCGTATGAGGAGAGCAAGGGATGGCGATAA
- the atpC gene encoding ATP synthase F1 subunit epsilon — protein MSVFHLRIVTADGEFFNGEAQRVLVRTIDGDVSILANHIPYLTALGMGECRVTGADGETRRAACIGGMLSVRDNQVNLAATTFEWAEDIDVDRAERARQRAEQLLQQRADARDQELAQARLKRALTRISVGK, from the coding sequence ATGAGTGTATTCCATCTTCGCATTGTGACGGCGGACGGTGAGTTCTTCAATGGCGAGGCGCAGCGCGTGCTTGTCCGGACGATTGACGGTGACGTCAGCATTCTGGCGAATCACATTCCGTATCTGACGGCGTTGGGTATGGGCGAATGCCGCGTGACGGGCGCAGACGGTGAGACGCGCCGTGCGGCGTGTATCGGCGGCATGCTGTCCGTGCGGGACAACCAAGTGAATCTGGCTGCTACGACGTTCGAATGGGCGGAAGACATTGATGTCGACCGCGCCGAGCGCGCACGGCAGCGCGCAGAGCAGCTGCTGCAGCAGCGCGCAGATGCCCGCGATCAGGAATTGGCGCAGGCAAGACTCAAACGTGCGCTGACACGTATCAGTGTAGGAAAATAA